The following are encoded together in the Acinetobacter radioresistens DSM 6976 = NBRC 102413 = CIP 103788 genome:
- a CDS encoding glycosyltransferase family 4 protein — MSNPYATAFKQQDFPENFRFYFKNQQLNPTSEVELIQGIVRPRLKIALVTETWPPEINGVALSLLQLCKGLQQQGHKILLIRPHQHQSCPHFTPNRECLVVSQAIPRYPGLHFGWPQYLKVSQALDDFKPHVVHIVTEGPLGLTALQAAKSAGIPVSSGFHSPFQDFSRFFDLAFLVKPVQKYLCWFHNSTQLTCIPSKDTEQLLKDMGVSCPLKVIARGVDPQQFNPEKRSEQLRKSWGVNADTKVLLYVGRLSPEKEVDVLIESHARLYSNKESSPKLVIVGDGPDRLRLQKMVQNSNVIFTGNLSGEVLATTYASADVFTFASQVETFGNVVLEAMASGLPVIAYDYACAHVYVEHGQTGWLSPLKDINGLSRAIENLPENAVLRTMGLNARKRVQHAGWQQPVQQLEQALYQVVQESVMTT; from the coding sequence ATGTCTAATCCATACGCTACAGCCTTCAAGCAGCAGGATTTTCCAGAAAATTTCAGGTTCTATTTTAAAAACCAGCAGCTTAATCCTACCTCTGAAGTTGAGCTGATTCAGGGAATAGTCCGTCCACGCCTGAAAATTGCCTTGGTCACCGAAACTTGGCCACCCGAAATTAATGGCGTAGCTTTATCCTTGCTACAGCTTTGTAAAGGTCTGCAACAGCAAGGCCATAAAATTTTACTCATCCGGCCACATCAGCATCAATCATGTCCACATTTTACTCCCAACCGGGAATGTCTGGTGGTTTCGCAAGCGATTCCACGCTATCCGGGACTGCATTTTGGCTGGCCCCAGTATTTAAAGGTCTCCCAGGCACTAGATGATTTCAAGCCTCATGTGGTGCATATTGTGACAGAAGGGCCGCTAGGATTAACAGCATTACAGGCGGCAAAGTCAGCTGGTATTCCTGTTTCAAGCGGTTTTCATTCTCCTTTTCAGGATTTTAGCCGTTTCTTTGATTTGGCTTTTCTGGTGAAACCTGTCCAGAAATATTTATGCTGGTTTCATAATAGTACCCAATTGACCTGTATACCCAGCAAGGATACCGAGCAGTTGCTAAAAGATATGGGGGTCTCTTGCCCTTTAAAAGTGATCGCGCGTGGAGTAGATCCACAACAATTTAATCCGGAGAAACGCTCTGAGCAGTTGCGCAAAAGCTGGGGAGTAAATGCCGATACGAAAGTTCTGTTATATGTGGGGCGGCTTTCTCCTGAAAAAGAAGTGGATGTGCTGATTGAAAGTCATGCACGGCTCTATAGCAATAAAGAGTCATCACCTAAATTAGTCATTGTTGGCGATGGACCGGACCGTTTACGCTTACAAAAAATGGTCCAGAATTCGAATGTGATCTTTACTGGTAATCTAAGTGGAGAAGTATTGGCGACTACATACGCTAGTGCTGATGTATTTACTTTTGCCAGCCAGGTCGAAACATTTGGAAATGTAGTTTTAGAGGCAATGGCTAGCGGTTTACCTGTAATCGCTTATGATTATGCTTGTGCCCATGTATATGTTGAACACGGACAAACGGGGTGGCTCAGCCCTTTAAAAGATATAAATGGTTTAAGCAGGGCAATTGAGAACCTGCCTGAGAATGCTGTTTTAAGAACAATGGGCCTAAACGCCCGCAAGCGGGTTCAGCATGCAGGCTGGCAGCAGCCGGTACAACAGCTTGAGCAGGCGCTCTACCAAGTCGTGCAGGAGTCCGTCATGACCACCTAG
- a CDS encoding phosphatase PAP2 family protein: MRFRNAKIRILDLDLKGCLYLNHFSHSQRIALFFKIISRLGDGAFWYVMLAAVWMLKGLAYSLQIIYLSLGGLLGTGLYKFLKCKTTRPRPYQVHQVIILGERPLDHFSFPSGHTLHAVLATVSLGYVQPVLMILMLPFTVLVAVSRMVLGLHYPSDVLVGAILGAGVAGVLIYCAPWFELIL, from the coding sequence ATGAGATTTAGAAATGCCAAAATTAGAATATTAGACCTTGATTTAAAAGGTTGCCTATATCTTAATCACTTTTCCCATTCACAGCGTATAGCCCTGTTTTTCAAAATAATCAGCCGGCTAGGCGATGGAGCTTTCTGGTATGTAATGCTGGCAGCTGTCTGGATGCTTAAAGGATTGGCTTATAGTCTGCAAATTATCTATTTATCATTGGGTGGGCTGCTTGGAACAGGTCTCTATAAATTCTTAAAATGTAAAACTACTCGACCCAGACCTTATCAGGTACATCAGGTCATCATTCTGGGTGAGCGCCCTCTGGATCACTTCAGCTTTCCTTCAGGACATACGCTACATGCAGTATTGGCGACGGTAAGTTTGGGCTATGTACAGCCTGTACTCATGATACTTATGCTGCCTTTTACGGTATTGGTAGCTGTTTCACGCATGGTTCTAGGACTGCATTATCCGAGTGATGTACTGGTTGGCGCTATTCTGGGTGCAGGCGTTGCAGGAGTATTGATCTACTGCGCTCCTTGGTTTGAGCTTATACTTTAA
- the iscX gene encoding Fe-S cluster assembly protein IscX, protein MGLRWTDTIDIAIELSEAHPEVDPQWVRFTDLHAWVCALPEFSDNPEKSNEGLLEAIQMAWIDEVR, encoded by the coding sequence ATGGGCTTACGCTGGACAGATACCATTGATATTGCCATTGAGCTCTCTGAAGCACACCCTGAAGTGGACCCACAATGGGTGCGCTTTACTGACCTGCATGCCTGGGTTTGTGCATTACCTGAGTTTAGTGATAATCCAGAAAAATCAAATGAAGGACTACTTGAAGCGATTCAAATGGCCTGGATTGATGAAGTCCGCTAA
- the ndk gene encoding nucleoside-diphosphate kinase yields the protein MAVERTLSIVKPDAVAKNHIGDIFARFEKAGLKIVATKMKHLTQAEAEGFYAEHKERGFFGDLVAFMTSGPVVVSVLEGENAVLAHRDILGATNPKEAAPGTIRADFATSIDENAAHGSDSVASAEREIAYFFADNEICPRTR from the coding sequence ATGGCAGTTGAACGTACTCTATCTATTGTTAAGCCAGATGCAGTAGCTAAAAACCACATCGGTGATATTTTTGCTCGTTTTGAAAAAGCTGGCCTAAAAATCGTTGCAACTAAAATGAAACACCTGACTCAAGCTGAAGCTGAAGGCTTCTATGCTGAACATAAAGAACGCGGTTTCTTTGGTGACCTGGTTGCATTCATGACTTCTGGTCCAGTAGTTGTATCTGTACTTGAAGGTGAAAATGCAGTGCTTGCTCACCGTGACATTCTAGGTGCCACTAACCCGAAAGAAGCAGCTCCTGGTACTATCCGTGCAGATTTCGCAACTTCTATTGATGAAAATGCTGCTCACGGTTCAGACTCAGTTGCATCTGCTGAGCGTGAAATTGCTTACTTCTTTGCTGACAACGAGATCTGCCCACGCACTCGTTAA
- the rlmN gene encoding 23S rRNA (adenine(2503)-C(2))-methyltransferase RlmN, with protein MSSEVVVSSPSTDEQQPSPATQASNSALKKVNLLGMSRAELENFFEKLGEKKFRAGQVMKWMHQYFVTDFAEMTNISGKLRAKLEQLCEIKAPEVVHRHYSKDGTRKWVFRVGDGTGSLVETVLIPAEDKTGLRKTLCISSQVGCALDCSFCSTGKQGFQRDLTPDEIIGQLWVANQSYMEDVPVAERTRSVTNVVMMGMGEPLLNYDAVLSSMHIMLDDFAYGMSKRRVTLSTSGVVPKIDQLAQDIDVALAISLHAPNDELRNELVPINKKYPLAQLIAACQRYINKDGNESARKHVTIEYVMLDGVNDSLEHAQQMIRLLKNLPSKINLIPFNPFPHAPYGRSSRNRIIAFQKALSDAGFVCTIRQTRGDDIDAACGQLVGQVADRTRRAEQWKKKVAERNEIMRSHG; from the coding sequence ATGAGTTCTGAAGTGGTCGTTTCATCTCCGTCAACAGATGAACAACAGCCTTCACCTGCTACTCAAGCCTCAAATAGTGCGCTGAAAAAGGTGAATCTGCTGGGCATGTCTCGTGCTGAGCTGGAAAATTTTTTCGAAAAGCTTGGAGAGAAAAAGTTCCGTGCCGGTCAGGTGATGAAATGGATGCATCAATATTTTGTGACCGACTTTGCCGAGATGACCAATATCTCTGGAAAGCTGCGTGCCAAGCTAGAACAGTTATGTGAAATCAAGGCACCTGAAGTGGTGCACCGTCATTATTCTAAAGACGGTACGCGTAAATGGGTTTTTCGTGTTGGAGATGGCACAGGCTCACTGGTAGAAACCGTACTGATTCCAGCAGAAGATAAGACCGGTTTGCGCAAAACCCTATGTATTTCTTCACAGGTCGGTTGTGCTTTGGACTGCTCGTTTTGCTCTACCGGTAAACAGGGTTTTCAGCGTGACTTAACACCTGATGAAATTATCGGGCAGTTATGGGTAGCTAACCAGTCTTATATGGAAGATGTACCGGTAGCTGAACGCACCCGCTCCGTGACCAATGTGGTCATGATGGGAATGGGCGAACCGCTTTTAAACTATGATGCGGTTTTAAGCTCCATGCATATTATGCTGGATGATTTTGCTTATGGGATGTCCAAGCGCCGTGTCACATTGTCGACTTCAGGTGTAGTGCCTAAAATTGACCAGCTGGCACAGGATATTGATGTAGCCCTGGCAATTTCTTTACATGCGCCAAATGATGAACTGCGTAATGAGCTGGTTCCCATCAATAAAAAGTATCCGTTGGCGCAGCTGATTGCTGCCTGTCAGCGTTACATCAATAAAGATGGCAATGAAAGTGCACGCAAACACGTTACGATTGAATATGTCATGCTGGACGGGGTAAATGACTCACTTGAGCATGCCCAGCAGATGATCAGGCTGTTAAAGAACCTGCCAAGCAAAATTAACCTCATACCGTTTAATCCGTTCCCGCATGCTCCTTATGGCCGCTCTAGCCGCAACCGTATTATTGCTTTTCAAAAAGCTTTGTCGGATGCGGGTTTTGTGTGTACGATTCGTCAGACTCGTGGTGATGATATCGATGCAGCCTGCGGCCAGCTGGTGGGACAGGTTGCGGACCGTACCCGTCGTGCTGAACAATGGAAAAAGAAAGTAGCAGAGCGCAATGAAATTATGCGCTCTCATGGATAG
- the pilW gene encoding type IV pilus biogenesis/stability protein PilW, protein MRKPVYKTFVLLTVTLSALLVTACQTPDTLSKDPEKAVKVRTQLAAEYIKSGDLDAAKRALDQALEVDSRDATANMMMGVLLQQEGSQLNLDKAESYFRRSISIEPKNAQARNNYGAYLYQIGRYKDAIEQLEIAGATLGYEQRYQALENLGRIYLKLGNVANAEKTFKQALQANRDSSISMLELAEIFYLRQQIPAATQLYEQYVRRVGQKNQGARALWIGIRIARANDDKMGTQVLVNQLRALFPDSQEYQRYLQLQHSTEAVWK, encoded by the coding sequence TTGAGAAAGCCGGTGTATAAAACATTTGTATTACTTACAGTGACTTTGTCGGCCTTGCTTGTTACTGCTTGCCAGACTCCTGATACCCTCAGTAAGGATCCAGAAAAGGCAGTCAAGGTTCGAACCCAGCTGGCAGCGGAATATATTAAATCGGGTGATCTGGATGCTGCTAAACGGGCACTAGACCAGGCACTTGAAGTTGATTCCAGAGACGCCACTGCGAACATGATGATGGGAGTACTGCTCCAGCAAGAGGGGAGTCAGCTAAATCTGGACAAGGCTGAGAGTTATTTCAGACGCTCTATTTCAATTGAGCCTAAAAATGCACAGGCGCGTAATAATTATGGCGCCTATTTGTACCAGATCGGTCGTTATAAAGATGCGATCGAACAACTGGAAATTGCTGGTGCAACTTTAGGCTATGAGCAGCGTTACCAGGCGCTTGAAAATCTGGGACGAATTTATCTTAAGCTCGGCAATGTTGCGAATGCTGAAAAAACATTCAAACAGGCATTGCAAGCTAACCGCGATTCTTCCATTTCAATGTTAGAGTTAGCGGAAATTTTCTATTTGCGGCAACAGATTCCTGCTGCTACACAGCTTTATGAACAATATGTGCGTCGTGTAGGGCAAAAGAATCAGGGTGCGCGTGCTCTTTGGATCGGAATTCGAATTGCGCGTGCCAATGATGATAAAATGGGAACACAAGTTTTGGTGAACCAGTTACGTGCCTTGTTCCCGGACAGCCAAGAATATCAACGTTATTTGCAATTACAGCACAGTACTGAGGCCGTATGGAAGTAA
- a CDS encoding helix-turn-helix domain-containing protein, with protein MEVNPNSQQPTGSSSNVAPNALGNVQRPGEYLRHIRIAKNLELETVAADLKIPLKTLKALEQDDYKTLPEAAFIKGYYRSYAKYLGTDATAIIQRFDEIYANDTGLLPNHALNNSPIKIMGKLPGSNSDRNRKWIKRAIVAAVILLLVWLVVAAIQNWTSGKKDETERPAVAQSEVQVVDLDNSPNAAASGDQLVLNFTRPTSVHIVDATGKVLATGRQDSTLTLSGESPYQIRLDDATAVSLSLNSEQISLSPYTVNGKAEFRLSR; from the coding sequence ATGGAAGTAAATCCTAATTCACAGCAACCTACTGGTTCTAGCTCTAACGTAGCGCCGAATGCGTTAGGAAATGTTCAACGTCCTGGTGAGTATTTACGCCATATCCGTATTGCAAAAAACCTTGAACTTGAAACTGTGGCGGCTGACCTTAAAATACCTTTAAAGACTTTGAAGGCGCTTGAGCAGGATGATTATAAAACCCTGCCTGAGGCAGCATTTATTAAAGGTTATTACCGCTCTTATGCTAAATATCTGGGTACGGATGCAACTGCTATTATCCAGCGGTTTGATGAGATTTATGCCAATGATACCGGCCTGCTGCCAAATCATGCACTGAATAACTCCCCGATTAAAATTATGGGTAAACTGCCTGGTTCTAACAGTGACCGTAACCGGAAATGGATAAAACGGGCTATTGTGGCAGCTGTGATTCTACTGCTAGTCTGGCTGGTGGTGGCTGCTATCCAGAACTGGACATCAGGTAAAAAGGACGAAACTGAGCGTCCAGCTGTAGCCCAGTCAGAGGTTCAGGTTGTTGATCTGGATAACAGTCCGAATGCAGCAGCATCTGGTGATCAGCTGGTCTTGAATTTTACCCGGCCTACCTCTGTTCATATAGTTGATGCGACAGGTAAGGTGCTGGCGACAGGACGTCAGGATTCCACCCTGACACTAAGCGGTGAAAGCCCATATCAGATCCGTCTTGATGATGCGACCGCAGTATCACTCAGTTTAAATAGTGAGCAGATTTCATTGTCTCCATATACGGTGAACGGAAAAGCAGAATTCCGTTTGTCTCGCTAA
- the ispG gene encoding flavodoxin-dependent (E)-4-hydroxy-3-methylbut-2-enyl-diphosphate synthase has product MIENPIKRRPTRKIRVGSVYVGGDAPISIQSMTNTETCDVAATVAQIQRCVDVGADIMRVSVPSMEAAKAFGEIRKQVSVPLVADIHFDYKIALAVADFGADCLRINPGNIGSEAKIREVVAAARHHDISMRIGVNAGSLEKDIQKKYGEPTGQALLESAMRHIDILDRLNFQEFKVSVKASNVFLTMDAYRLLSQQIDNPLHLGVTEAGVYRTGSVKSAIALGGLLMEGIGDTMRISLAAEPEEEIKIGFDILKSLSLRSNGINFIACPSCSRQEFNVIKVMQALEERLEDIRTPMDVSVIGCKVNGPGEAKEADIGVVGASPRSLVYRNGEKSHLIDTNQLVDEIETMVRQRVSELEEAKSKEIIRSSS; this is encoded by the coding sequence ATGATTGAAAATCCGATTAAACGCCGGCCGACACGTAAAATCCGTGTCGGTTCAGTGTATGTGGGAGGTGATGCTCCCATCAGTATCCAGAGTATGACCAATACCGAAACCTGTGATGTGGCTGCAACAGTTGCACAGATTCAGCGCTGTGTAGATGTTGGAGCGGATATCATGCGGGTTTCAGTGCCAAGTATGGAAGCGGCAAAGGCATTTGGTGAAATCCGTAAGCAAGTAAGTGTGCCTTTGGTGGCTGACATTCACTTTGACTATAAAATTGCCTTGGCTGTTGCTGATTTTGGCGCAGATTGCCTGCGTATTAATCCTGGAAATATTGGTTCTGAAGCCAAAATCCGTGAAGTAGTCGCTGCAGCCAGACATCATGATATCTCTATGCGTATTGGAGTAAATGCTGGTTCACTGGAAAAGGACATTCAGAAAAAATATGGTGAACCGACCGGGCAGGCATTGCTTGAGTCAGCGATGCGCCATATTGACATTCTTGATCGCCTGAATTTTCAGGAGTTTAAAGTTTCGGTTAAAGCTTCTAATGTATTTCTGACTATGGATGCTTATCGCCTCTTGTCACAGCAGATTGATAATCCGCTGCATCTAGGTGTGACTGAGGCAGGTGTCTACCGGACAGGCTCTGTCAAATCCGCCATTGCGCTAGGCGGTTTGTTAATGGAAGGCATCGGAGATACCATGCGTATTTCCCTGGCGGCTGAACCTGAAGAAGAAATTAAAATCGGTTTTGATATTTTAAAATCGCTCAGTCTGCGCTCCAATGGTATCAACTTTATTGCCTGTCCAAGCTGCTCACGTCAGGAATTCAACGTGATTAAAGTTATGCAGGCTTTAGAGGAGCGTCTGGAAGATATCCGTACACCTATGGATGTTTCCGTAATTGGCTGTAAGGTCAATGGTCCGGGCGAGGCTAAAGAAGCCGATATTGGTGTAGTGGGTGCAAGTCCACGTTCACTGGTGTACCGTAATGGTGAAAAAAGTCATTTAATTGATACCAATCAGCTGGTTGATGAAATCGAAACTATGGTTCGTCAACGTGTTTCCGAGCTTGAAGAAGCTAAATCTAAAGAGATCATTCGTAGTTCATCATGA
- the hisS gene encoding histidine--tRNA ligase, with protein sequence MSSIVAIKGFNDILPAQTPAWRRLEQHLSSLMDAYGYQQIRLPIVEQTNLFKRSIGDATDIVEKEMYTFLDKGNPPESLTLRPEGTAGCVRAMLEHNLLRGATPRVWYIGPMFRYEKPQKGRYRQFHQFGVETFGVATPDMDAELILMTARLWKRMGVADKVQLELNTLGEADERAAYRAALVGFLESHKADLDEDSQRRLTTNPLRILDSKDAKTQSILENAPKLHDFMGEETLAHFNLLQQYLTDAGISFVINQKLVRGLDYYNKTVFEWTTTHLGSQGTVCAGGRYDGLVGQLKGKADQSVPAVGFAMGMERLLLLLEQVEDNTAVRDCEIFLLAEPAYQGKVLVMAEQFRNQFEAANSPFRLKTGSQGSMKSQMKKADQSGAIFAVILGQREWENRKLTVKRLENAEQVEVEIDNLTPYLIEQLASE encoded by the coding sequence ATGAGTTCAATTGTCGCAATCAAAGGTTTTAATGACATTCTTCCAGCACAGACCCCGGCCTGGAGACGTCTAGAGCAGCATCTGTCATCTTTGATGGATGCATATGGCTATCAACAAATCCGTTTGCCGATAGTTGAACAGACGAATCTGTTTAAACGTTCGATCGGTGATGCAACCGATATTGTTGAAAAAGAGATGTATACATTTCTGGACAAAGGTAATCCGCCGGAGTCTCTGACATTACGTCCTGAAGGAACGGCAGGCTGTGTGCGTGCAATGCTTGAGCATAACCTGCTGCGCGGAGCGACGCCTCGTGTGTGGTATATCGGTCCGATGTTCCGTTATGAAAAACCGCAAAAAGGCCGCTATCGTCAGTTTCATCAGTTTGGGGTCGAAACTTTTGGTGTAGCAACGCCAGATATGGATGCAGAGCTGATTCTGATGACTGCACGTCTGTGGAAACGTATGGGGGTGGCAGACAAAGTTCAGTTAGAGCTAAATACCTTGGGTGAAGCTGATGAACGTGCAGCTTATCGTGCAGCACTGGTCGGATTTCTAGAATCACATAAAGCAGATCTGGATGAAGATTCACAGCGCCGTTTAACCACGAATCCCTTGCGAATTCTGGATTCCAAAGATGCTAAAACTCAATCTATTTTAGAAAATGCGCCAAAACTTCATGACTTTATGGGTGAGGAAACATTGGCGCACTTTAACCTGTTGCAACAGTATTTGACTGATGCAGGCATTAGTTTTGTCATTAATCAAAAGTTGGTACGGGGTCTCGACTATTACAACAAAACTGTCTTTGAATGGACCACCACTCATTTAGGCTCACAGGGCACAGTGTGTGCCGGCGGCCGTTATGACGGTTTAGTAGGCCAGCTTAAAGGTAAAGCAGACCAGTCTGTACCGGCTGTGGGTTTTGCTATGGGAATGGAACGTTTATTACTTCTGCTTGAACAGGTTGAAGATAATACTGCCGTGCGTGACTGCGAGATATTCTTGCTGGCAGAACCTGCTTATCAGGGGAAAGTCCTAGTCATGGCAGAACAGTTCCGTAACCAGTTTGAGGCAGCTAACAGTCCATTCCGCCTAAAAACCGGATCACAGGGCAGCATGAAAAGCCAAATGAAAAAGGCCGATCAGTCTGGAGCAATTTTTGCCGTGATTCTGGGGCAGCGCGAATGGGAAAACCGGAAGCTGACAGTAAAACGTCTGGAAAATGCAGAGCAGGTTGAAGTTGAAATAGATAATCTTACGCCGTACCTGATTGAACAGCTTGCCTCCGAATAA
- a CDS encoding YfgM family protein, translated as MNALSDEDQLDNLKSFTKKYGSAIISGILIALIAFFGWEYWQKKTLAENQMRTAKVQQLMDEARNVNSQDINALNALSQSADKIVKEAPDSVHALQAQFVMAKQAYDRGDYAAAEKALKRVEATKLKDEGLVHVLKLRLAYAQLAQNKYDAALKTLADVTDPAFKATAEEARGDVYVAKNDIASARKAYQSAWDALAERKKERQILQIKLESVGVLVDDPAIERPILETQVDES; from the coding sequence ATGAACGCATTAAGTGATGAAGACCAGCTAGATAATTTAAAGTCATTTACCAAAAAATATGGCTCTGCCATTATTAGCGGTATTTTAATTGCGTTAATTGCCTTTTTTGGCTGGGAATACTGGCAAAAGAAAACTCTGGCTGAGAACCAGATGCGTACTGCCAAGGTGCAGCAGCTTATGGATGAAGCCAGAAATGTAAATAGTCAGGATATTAATGCCCTGAATGCACTTTCACAATCTGCTGACAAGATTGTGAAAGAAGCGCCTGATTCTGTACATGCACTTCAGGCCCAGTTTGTAATGGCTAAGCAGGCTTATGACCGTGGTGATTATGCTGCAGCAGAAAAAGCACTCAAGCGGGTGGAAGCGACTAAACTCAAGGATGAAGGTCTGGTTCATGTATTGAAACTGCGCTTGGCTTATGCCCAATTGGCTCAAAACAAATATGATGCGGCACTTAAAACTCTGGCTGATGTAACTGATCCGGCTTTTAAAGCTACTGCTGAAGAAGCACGTGGCGACGTGTATGTGGCAAAAAATGATATTGCCTCAGCAAGAAAAGCTTATCAGAGCGCATGGGATGCACTTGCTGAGCGTAAAAAAGAACGACAAATTTTACAAATTAAACTCGAAAGTGTAGGCGTTTTAGTTGATGATCCTGCAATCGAACGCCCTATTTTGGAAACACAAGTGGATGAGTCTTAA
- the bamB gene encoding outer membrane protein assembly factor BamB, protein MDRKYKISFAMAVLSAALIGCSSNKIKVEEAKPNPLPKLAQAKSLVPVFSQNVSSTDEADPLRLRLAVDNGVIFTVDPKGEVAAFRGKQRLWQTRVSKQGLSAGAEAADGVVIVGNRKGQLFALEQATGKQLWTAQLSGALLSPSLIQAGRVITVANDGNVFAHDLASGQEVWAYRLPNAQFSLRGQAAPVSADPRTVLIASSNAYIYALDVLTGVPRMQRRVAVSSGRSDVQRLIDIDGDPVMAGQFLVTTSYQGQVTVTDLASQQVVWSEDASSTQRPEVFNNTVFVAQNDGKVTAFNLTTGEQLWQNDSLLNRRLSNPVILGQELVVGDLDGVLHLIDPASGQLVGRSKTGGEVRSLQVIDGQLYVSTRKGALSVWQNR, encoded by the coding sequence ATGGATAGAAAATATAAAATATCATTTGCAATGGCAGTATTATCAGCTGCGCTGATCGGTTGCTCAAGTAATAAAATTAAAGTAGAAGAGGCCAAACCGAATCCACTGCCAAAGCTTGCGCAAGCAAAAAGTCTGGTGCCTGTATTTTCGCAAAATGTTTCTTCTACCGATGAAGCTGATCCACTCCGGTTACGACTCGCAGTCGATAACGGCGTTATTTTTACAGTAGATCCTAAAGGCGAAGTAGCAGCTTTTCGTGGTAAACAGCGTCTCTGGCAGACTCGTGTCAGCAAGCAAGGGTTAAGTGCCGGAGCTGAGGCAGCTGATGGCGTGGTTATTGTTGGTAACCGTAAAGGTCAGCTGTTTGCCTTGGAACAGGCAACAGGCAAGCAATTATGGACTGCGCAGTTATCAGGGGCTTTACTCAGCCCCTCACTGATACAAGCTGGTCGTGTTATTACTGTGGCAAATGATGGGAATGTCTTTGCACATGACCTGGCCTCTGGGCAAGAGGTCTGGGCATACCGGTTGCCAAATGCACAGTTTAGTCTGCGTGGCCAGGCAGCCCCAGTTTCTGCTGATCCGCGTACAGTACTGATTGCTTCATCTAATGCCTATATTTATGCTTTGGATGTATTAACGGGTGTGCCGCGTATGCAGCGCCGTGTAGCGGTCAGTAGCGGTCGCTCGGATGTGCAGCGCCTGATTGATATTGATGGTGATCCTGTGATGGCTGGCCAGTTTTTGGTGACGACCAGTTATCAGGGGCAAGTTACTGTAACTGATCTGGCATCACAACAGGTAGTCTGGAGTGAAGATGCCAGCAGTACACAGCGTCCGGAAGTTTTTAACAACACGGTTTTTGTTGCACAGAACGATGGTAAAGTCACGGCATTTAATCTCACGACAGGTGAACAGCTCTGGCAGAATGATAGCCTGCTCAACCGTCGTTTAAGTAATCCAGTGATACTTGGTCAAGAGCTGGTGGTTGGTGATCTGGATGGTGTATTACATTTGATTGATCCAGCCTCTGGGCAACTGGTAGGTCGCTCTAAAACCGGTGGCGAAGTACGTTCACTACAGGTAATTGATGGGCAGCTCTACGTTTCTACCAGAAAGGGAGCGTTAAGCGTCTGGCAGAATCGTTAA